The following proteins come from a genomic window of Miscanthus floridulus cultivar M001 chromosome 2, ASM1932011v1, whole genome shotgun sequence:
- the LOC136530402 gene encoding uncharacterized protein produces MASSLAARRLLSRAAAARRLPVPFASAPAPAPAPAAMGSRRFSADAGPPPPLPPPPLEPVVEPPTSEGAGTSSSSTTAGAEGAHRSSPGAAAGARRQGGAGYEEEQEKVLRASLLHVPRMGWSESAMVAGARDVGVSPAIVGAFPRKEAALVEFFMDDCLQQLMDRIDAGEGEQLKNLILSERLSKLVRMRLEMQAPYISKWPQALSIQSQPANVSTSLKQRAVLVDEIWHAAGDSGSDIDWYVKRTVLGGIYSTSEVYMLTDNSPEFRDTWTFVNRRIKDALDLQKTFQEAAYLAEAVGAGMGGTLQGVLNRVFQKRSG; encoded by the exons ATGGCCTCCTCCCTCGCCGCGCGCCGCCTCCTctcccgcgccgccgcggcgCGCCGTCTCCCCGTCCCCTTCGcctccgcccccgcccccgcccccgcccccgcggcGATGGGTTCCCGCCGTTTCTCCGCCGACGCGGGACCGCCTCCgccgctcccgccgccgccgctggagccCGTCGTCGAGCCGCCCACGTCGGAGGGCGCGGGCACCTCGTCTTCCTCCACCACCGCTGGCGCCGAAGGCGCCCACAGGTCGTCGCCGGGAGCCGCGGCGGGGGCGCGGCGCCAGGGTGGTGCGGGCTACGAGGAGGAGCAGGAGAAGGTCCTCCGCGCGTCGCTGCTCCACGTG CCGCGCATGGGGTGGAGCGAGTCGGCCATGGTCGCGGGGGCGAGGGACGTTGGCGTTTCCCCTGCCATCGTGGGTGCATTCCCAAGGAAGGAGGCCGCCCTTGTCGAG TTTTTCATGGATGACTGCCTCCAACAACTGATGGATCGAATTGATGCTGGAGAAGGAGAGCAGTTGAAGAACTTGATACTGAGTGAGAGACTCTCAAAACTTGTTCGGATGAGGCTGGAAATGCAGGCACCTTATATATCTAAGTGGCCTCAAGCACTGAGTATCCAG TCTCAACCAGCAAACGTCTCAACAAGCTTGAAGCAGCGAGCTGTCCTGGTCGATGAGATATGGCATGCTGCTGGAGATTCTGGATCAGATATTGATTGGTATGTCAAACGTACAGTGCTTGGTGGTATCTACTCAACCTCAGAGGTGTATATGTTGACAGACAATTCTCCAG AGTTCCGCGATACTTGGACGTTTGTGAACCGCAGAATAAAGGATGCTCTTGATCTTCAGAAAACATTCCAAGAG GCCGCATACCTGGCTGAAGCCGTGGGAGCAGGCATGGGCGGCACCCTGCAGGGTGTTCTCAACAGGGTCTTCCAGAAACGTAGTGGATGA